From a single Vitis vinifera cultivar Pinot Noir 40024 chromosome 18, ASM3070453v1 genomic region:
- the LOC100255871 gene encoding DEAD-box ATP-dependent RNA helicase 28, with product MDSSFVFEVPSDEEPEYEPDEDEEEEEGEGEGAAQTASQSPWDFASYSETVAEEHARRSTTSVDFKISKALEQRRLPIPNQDDSSESESDHQEDYTPEDADEAASVGGDRKSFFAPADGASFHANSFLELNLSRPLLRACEALGYTKPTPIQAACIPIALTGRDICGSAITGSGKTAAFSLPTLERLLFRPKRVQAIRVLVLTPTRELAVQVHSMMEKLAQFTDIRCCLIVGGLSSKMQETALRSMPDVVVATPGRMIDHLRNSMSVDLEDLAVLILDEADRLLELGFNAEIRELVRLCPKRRQTMLFSATMTEEVDELVKLSMTKPMRLAADPSTKRPATLTEEVVRIRRMREVNQEAVLLALCSKTFTAKAIIFSGTKQAAHRLKILFGLAGFKAAELHGNLTQVQRLDALELFRKQQVDFLIATDVAARGLDIIGVQTVINYACPRDLTSYVHRVGRTARAGREGYAVTFVTDNDRSLLKSIVKRAGSKLRSRIVAEQSIIKWSHMIEQMEDQVAAILQEEREERILRKAEMEATKAENMIAHKDDIYSRPKRTWFATEKEKKSVAKAAKDSLEKENGSGNNVISAQQAEDLKMKEKRKREREKNLPRKKRRKLEAARERLEDENQIHKLKEGGRENKKEKAGISLVGIGYRRAKAVKAVKKAQDAGKIGRKANKKSERPSQTNQSRTEEMQELFQSDMSERKQKRSIRGAGKKKSKNSFKSKSRYKRK from the exons ATGGATTCAAGTTTCGTATTCGAAGTCCCCAGCGACGAAGAACCCGAGTACGAACCTGAcgaggatgaagaagaagaagaaggagaaggagaaggagcaGCACAGACCGCCTCTCAATCTCCATGGGACTTCGCTTCATACTCCGAGACTGTTGCCGAAGAACACGCTCGTCGAAGCACAACCTCAGTCGATTTCAAGATCTCCAAAGCGCTTGAGCAACGTCGTCTCCCAATCCCCAACCAAGACGATAGCTCCGAATCCGAATCTGACCACCAA GAGGATTATACGCCCGAAGACGCTGACGAGGCGGCCAGTGTCGGCGGTGACCGCAAGTCCTTCTTTGCTCCTGCTGATGGAGCTTCTTTTCATGCCAATTCGTTCTTGGAGCTTAACCTCTCTCGACCGTTGCTTCGAGCTTGCGAAGCTTTGGGATACACTAAACCCACCCCAATTCAG GCAGCCTGCATACCAATAGCTTTAACTGGGCGAGATATTTGTGGGAGCGCCATTACTGGCTCTGGCAAG ACGGCTGCCTTTTCCTTACCTACATTAGAGAGGTTATTGTTCCGTCCAAAACGTGTGCAAGCAATCAGGGTCCTTGTTCTTACTCCAACCAGAGAGTTGGCTGTTCA GGTCCATAGTATGATGGAAAAACTCGCTCAATTTACTGATATCCGATGTTGCCTGATAGTTGGAGGGCTTTCATCAAAG ATGCAAGAGACAGCTTTGAGATCAATGCCTGATGTTGTTGTGGCTACCCCGGGACGGATGATAGATCATTTACGCAATTCCATGTCTGTGGATTTGGAAGATCTTGCAGTTCTAATCCTTGATGAGGCAGATCGCCTTCTGGAGCTTGGATTTAATGCTGAAATTCGTGAACTG GTTCGCTTATGTCCTAAACGGAGGCAGACCATGCTATTTTCAGCTACGATGACTGAAGAAGTTGATGAGCTAGTCAAGCTTTCTATGACCAAACCAATGCGCCTTGCTGCTGATCCATCCACGAAACGGCCAGCAACATTGACAGAAGA GGTGGTACGGATACGGCGAATGAGAGAAGTAAATCAGGAGGCAGTTCTTCTTGCGTTGTGCTCCAAGACCTTCACAGCAAAAGCGATTATCTTCAG TGGAACCAAACAAGCTGCACATAGGTTGAAGATTTTGTTTGGATTGGCTGGCTTTAAGGCTGCTGAGCTTCATGGAAATCTTACACAAGTCCAGCGTCTTGAT GCTTTGGAACTTTTCAGGAAGCAGCAAGTTGATTTTTTGATTGCAACAGATGTTGCCGCTCGT GGACTTGACATAATTGGTGTTCAAACAGTTATAAACTATGCATGTCCTCGTGATCTTACCAG TTACGTTCATCGTGTTGGTCGTACAGCAAGGGCTGGTAGAGAAGGATATGCTGTTACATTTGTAACTGATAATGATAGATCTCTCTTGAAATCTATA GTGAAGAGAGCTGGTTCAAAGCTGAGGAGCCGAATTGTTGCAGAGCAATCTATAATTAAGTGGTCTCATATGATTGAACAAATGGAAGATCAAGTTGCTGCCATTCTCCAGGAAGAGAG GGAAGAGAGAATCCTCAGAAAAGCTGAAATGGAAGCAACAAAG GCTGAAAACATGATTGCCCATAAGGATGATATCTACTCACGCCCTAAAAGAACCTGGTTTGCAACAGAAAAGGAGAAGAAGTCTGTGGCAAAGGCAGCAAAG GATTCtctagaaaaggaaaatggttCTGGGAATAATGTAATCAGTGCCCAACAAGCTGAAGACctcaaaatgaaggaaaagaggaaaagagaaCGAGAG AAAAATTTGCCACGGAAGAAGCGGCGAAAACTGGAAGCAGCTAGAGAGAGATTGGAGGATGAAAATCAAATTCACAAGTTAAAAGAA GGGGGCagggaaaataagaaagaaaaggctGGAATCTCACTTGTAGGCATAGGTTATAGACGGGCAAAAGCAGTGAAGGCTGTAAAGAAGGCACAAGATGCTGGCAAGATTGGGAGGAAGGCCAATAAAAAATCAGAACGGCCTTCTCAAACAAATCAATCAAGGACAGAAGAGATGCAGGAGCTGTTCCAGAGTGACATGAGTGAGAGAAAGCAGAAAAGAAGCATTCGTGGTGCTGGAAAGAAAAAGTCCAAGAATTCATTTAAAAGCAAGTCACG